The window CGCGCACGCTATACGTTTCCGGTGCACAGTTTACGTTAACCCAGCCGCTCAGATCGATGCCGTTGAAGAGGGGATTAAAGTCATTTTGCGCACAGCCGATTGCTGCTGGAAAAAGGCAAAGGCAAATCGTAAAAATTCCTTTCTGCGGATGCAGAGAATTCATGGCTTGCTCCTCGGCAATAAAGATCCATTGCAACAGATGCTGCCGGCTGCGGAAAACACGGGCTTTAACTCAGCGTTGGCCGAAACGATTGTGACTGAGCACGCTGTCCAGCCTGCGTTTCGGCACGTGCAGCCTGCCCTGTTCATCGCGATAATATTTTACCGACTCGTCCAAATCAAAGGCAATCGGCTCTTCTGCCGGATATCCCAGCGCCAGGACCGAATCGATTTCGTATTCCTCAGGGATTTCGAGGAGCTCCATGACTTTCGGACGGTTGACCGAGCCGATCCAACAGGAACCGATGCCTTCTTCGAGCGCAACCAGGATCATGTTCTCGACCGCCGCCCCGATGTCGTGGTGCGTCCAGCGGGAAGAGAAGCGCTTGTTAAAGAGCACCACAATAAAGGCGGTCGGCTCCTGCCCTTTCGGCGGCCTTCCCTGCTCGCGCGGCAGGTATCCCGCCCATTGCGTCTGCTCGAATACGGCGCTGACCAGCTGCGGACTGTCGACAATGATAAACTCCCACGGCTGCAGGTTCATGGCCGACGGTCCCATGCGTCCCGAATCGACGATTTTACGCAGCGTAATCAACGGAATACGGCGCGGCTGAAATCTGCGGATGGTGCGTCGCTTTTGAATGATCTCGTAAACCGACATGGCTATGATCTTCCTTTCAAATAGCGAAAAGAAAATAGCCATCGCCAAGAGAAAATGTCAACAAGTTTCTCAGACCGGTCCTCTCGTTTCGACCCGAGCCGACGGCGTTGCAGGTAGTAAACGTGCCGAGAATTCCGAAGTCGATTTTTGAAGCGCTGCAGCAACCGGTAAAATGAGCTCTCGGCCTTGCAGCCGCCCTCTCGATGGATCATCCTGTCGAAACACGGCCGGCGAAGGCATGCAATACGGTCGGTCTTGAGAGGCTTCGACTTTTGTTTTGCATTAGCGGAAAAATCGTTTAATTTACCGCATCATTTCCGATTCATTAAAACCCTAACTGAAACGGTGACGCATGCCGATCATTTTTCGCAGACTTTACAGGAAATGGCCTTACGCCGTTTTGATCTGTTTTGCGCTGCAGGCCTTTGGCGCAATTACCCCAACGCACCTTACCTGCGAGTATCTTTCGGCCCCGCTGATTGACATTCCTCATCCGCGGCTGGCCTGGATCAACATCGCCGAGGAGGGCGTGCGCGGTCAATGTCAGACCGCCTGGCAGGTACGCGTCGCCTCATCGCCGGAGCTTTTGGAAAAGCCGGATCTTTGGGACAGCGGCCGCATCGAATCCGATCAGTCGACGCGCGTACCCTACGCAGGCAGGCCGCTGAAATCGCGGCAGGAGTGCTGGTGGCAGGTGCGGGTCTGGGATCGCGACGGCAAGCCGTCAGCCTGGAGCAAACCGGCGCACTGGCGCATGGGCCTTATGCATCCCGACGAGTGGCAGGCGCAGTGGATCGGCGCTCCCTGGCAGGGTGAGGAGGCACTCCCCAAACCGCCAGGCGGACCGGATGCCTATCCGACCGAACTGCCGCCGCCGGCGCCGCTGCTGCGCAAAAGCTTTCACCTGGATAAACCGGTCGAACAGGCGGTGGTTTTTGTCACCGGCCTCGGATATTTTGAGTTTTACTGCAACGGCACCAAGATCGGCGACGACGAGCTGGTTCCCAATCAAACCAATTACGGCCGACGCCCCCAGCTCATCCATGAAAATATTCCGCTTCCCGACCAGTTTCGCGAATACCGGGTCATGTATTTGGCCTACGACGTGACCCGGCAGCTCCGCAAGGGCGAGAACGTCATCGGCGCAATTTTGGGAAACGGCTTTTACAACGCGCCGAAATATTGGACCGCCTCCTACGGTTCACCGCGCTTCATTTGTCAACTGCACATAAAATTTCAGGACGGCAGCGAAGCGGTCGTTGTCAGCGACGGGAGCTGGAAAGCGGCGGAGAGCCCGATCCGCATGGATTTGGTCTACCACGGCGAAAAATACGACGCTCGCCTGGAGCAGGACGGCTGGTGTTCTCCAGGCTTTGAGGATTCCAATTGGCGGCCGGTCGCTCTGCGCCGGGCGCCGGAGGGTAAGCTTTGCGCTCACACCTCCCCTACCGACAAGGTGACGCTGCGCCTGCCGCCCAAGCGGGTAAAAAAGCTCGCCGGGGACGTTTGGCGGGTCGATTTCGGCGTCGAGATTTCCGGCCGCGTGCGACTGCGCAATTTCAGCGGACCGGCGGGACGGCAGATCGAAATCAAGTATTTGAGCAACACTTACTCCGGTGATCACTTTTATATTTTCAGCGGCAAACCAACATGCGAATATGCCCCTCGCTTCAACTGGTTCGTCTTTAGCGCCGTCGAAATTCACAATTGGCCGGGAGTACTAAAGCCGGAGCAGATTATCGCCGAAGCGATCAATACCGACCTTGAAGAGACCGGCCGTTTCGTCACCTCCAATGCGTTGATCAATGAAATCGATAAAATCTGGCACCGCAGCCAGCTGGACAACATGCACGGCGGTCTGGCGAGCGACTGTCCGCACCGCGAGCGCGCCGGCTACACCGGCGACGGCCAAGTCGCCTGCGTGACCGTCATGCATCACTTTGATGCGCAGGCATTTTATCAGAAATGGATTGCCGATATGCGCGGCGCGCAGCTGCCGGACGGCTATGTGCCCAACGGTGCACCGTGGGAACCGGGCTGCGGCGGCGGACCAGCCTGGGGCGCTGCGATCTGCATCATGCCGTGGGAATTTTATCTGCACTACGGTTCACGTGATATGCTCGAAGATAATTACGAGGCCATGAAAGGCTATGTGGGCTATCTGCAAAGCTGGGTCAACGAGGCAGGCATCATGCATTCACAGCGCGTCGGTCGCGACGGCAGACCTTTGCGGTGGTTCAACCTCGGCGACTGGGCTTTACCGGGCGAGCCCCTGCGCGACGATTTGGTGCACACTTTTTACCTCTGGCGCTGCGCCGACTTGACCGCCAAGGCCGCTCGTGCGCTCGGCAAGCCGGAAGCCGCCGTTTATGAGGCTTTGGCCGAACGAACGCGGCGGGCTTTTCATCTCGCTTTTTTTGATCCTCAAAGCGGCAGTTACGGCACCTCCGGCGGCGATGTGCTGGCGCTGCGCATGGGCGTTCCGGACTCGGTCCGGCCGCGCGTCGTGGCCGCGCTCAAAAAGAATATCGAAAAGAACAACGGCCATCTGGATACCGGCATCTTTGGTACGCAGTTTTTCTTCGAAGTCCTATCGGAGAATGGTCTTCATGACCTTGCCTGGCAGGCAATGACAAAAACCACTTTTCCCAGCTACGGCTTTTGGCTCAAGGACGGCGCGACGACCACGCGCGAGCATTGGGACAACCGCGGCTCGCATAATCACCCCATGTTCGGCGGCGGACTGGTGTGGCTTTACCGAAAACTCGCCGGCATGAGCACCGATCCGGACCACCC of the candidate division KSB1 bacterium genome contains:
- a CDS encoding glycoside hydrolase family 78 protein encodes the protein MPIIFRRLYRKWPYAVLICFALQAFGAITPTHLTCEYLSAPLIDIPHPRLAWINIAEEGVRGQCQTAWQVRVASSPELLEKPDLWDSGRIESDQSTRVPYAGRPLKSRQECWWQVRVWDRDGKPSAWSKPAHWRMGLMHPDEWQAQWIGAPWQGEEALPKPPGGPDAYPTELPPPAPLLRKSFHLDKPVEQAVVFVTGLGYFEFYCNGTKIGDDELVPNQTNYGRRPQLIHENIPLPDQFREYRVMYLAYDVTRQLRKGENVIGAILGNGFYNAPKYWTASYGSPRFICQLHIKFQDGSEAVVVSDGSWKAAESPIRMDLVYHGEKYDARLEQDGWCSPGFEDSNWRPVALRRAPEGKLCAHTSPTDKVTLRLPPKRVKKLAGDVWRVDFGVEISGRVRLRNFSGPAGRQIEIKYLSNTYSGDHFYIFSGKPTCEYAPRFNWFVFSAVEIHNWPGVLKPEQIIAEAINTDLEETGRFVTSNALINEIDKIWHRSQLDNMHGGLASDCPHRERAGYTGDGQVACVTVMHHFDAQAFYQKWIADMRGAQLPDGYVPNGAPWEPGCGGGPAWGAAICIMPWEFYLHYGSRDMLEDNYEAMKGYVGYLQSWVNEAGIMHSQRVGRDGRPLRWFNLGDWALPGEPLRDDLVHTFYLWRCADLTAKAARALGKPEAAVYEALAERTRRAFHLAFFDPQSGSYGTSGGDVLALRMGVPDSVRPRVVAALKKNIEKNNGHLDTGIFGTQFFFEVLSENGLHDLAWQAMTKTTFPSYGFWLKDGATTTREHWDNRGSHNHPMFGGGLVWLYRKLAGMSTDPDHPGYRHILFKPQPVAGLDSVLYFNRTPYGEAGIVWRQKNGFSMDIQVPVGCRATVYVPADRPEQVFESGKPAGQANTISFQRIENGYAVYLVGSGKYSFQVVL
- a CDS encoding nitroreductase family protein, yielding MSVYEIIQKRRTIRRFQPRRIPLITLRKIVDSGRMGPSAMNLQPWEFIIVDSPQLVSAVFEQTQWAGYLPREQGRPPKGQEPTAFIVVLFNKRFSSRWTHHDIGAAVENMILVALEEGIGSCWIGSVNRPKVMELLEIPEEYEIDSVLALGYPAEEPIAFDLDESVKYYRDEQGRLHVPKRRLDSVLSHNRFGQR